A single genomic interval of Zobellia nedashkovskayae harbors:
- a CDS encoding 3-keto-disaccharide hydrolase, with the protein MKKFILVFSLALIVLSSCKPTAKSLFNGKGLNGWHIDVPAMDSTDARNPFIIRNGMLVSLGTPAGHIITDASYEDFRLDVEYRFAGEPGNCGVLVFASTPRSLYKLFPKSIEVQMMHENAGDFWCIVEDITVDDMAERRGPKEEWGITEGKKRRILNLTDGSEKPVGDWNHMTIECLKNEIKVWVNGDLVNHGYDATAQTGQIALQAEGSEVEFRKVELLPISKLTE; encoded by the coding sequence ATGAAAAAATTCATTTTAGTTTTTTCACTTGCGTTAATCGTTCTAAGTTCTTGTAAACCAACTGCTAAAAGTTTGTTTAATGGTAAGGGCTTAAATGGTTGGCATATAGATGTTCCGGCAATGGACAGCACGGATGCAAGAAATCCCTTTATTATAAGAAATGGCATGTTGGTTAGCTTAGGCACACCAGCAGGCCATATTATTACAGATGCCTCCTACGAAGACTTTCGTTTGGATGTAGAATACCGTTTTGCGGGTGAACCTGGCAATTGTGGTGTTTTGGTTTTTGCTTCAACTCCACGTTCGCTTTACAAATTGTTTCCAAAATCCATTGAAGTCCAAATGATGCATGAAAATGCTGGGGACTTTTGGTGCATTGTTGAGGATATTACCGTAGATGATATGGCAGAACGCCGCGGACCCAAAGAAGAATGGGGTATTACCGAAGGTAAAAAACGCAGAATACTTAATCTAACAGATGGTTCAGAAAAGCCTGTGGGCGATTGGAACCATATGACTATTGAGTGCCTGAAAAATGAAATAAAGGTTTGGGTAAATGGTGACTTAGTAAATCATGGTTATGATGCTACCGCGCAAACCGGGCAAATTGCATTACAGGCAGAAGGCTCTGAGGTGGAGTTTCGTAAAGTAGAGCTACTACCTATTAGTAAACTGACAGAGTAA
- a CDS encoding amidohydrolase family protein: protein MNLKINLVFILLACNGLVAQEMGFEEYNPKSTLVVPVNEVTKAKYPFIDIHSHQRNMSAQSLNGLVKDMDAMNEAIMVNLSGGSGSKLAESVDNIAENYPNRFVVFANVDFDGAGKSGWIEKTVDQLEADIKKGAKGLKVFKSLGLRNVDVDGKRLAVDDIRLDPIWAKCGELGVPVLIHSADPKSFWDEMNADNERWLELKTHSRRKRSDTDPAPWQQIIDEQHHVFKKHPNTKFISAHMGWYANDLKQLGGFLDDLPNMYVGIAAVIAELGRQPQNAREFFTKYQDRILFGKDSWKPEEFPTYFRVLETNDEYFPYYKKYHAFWAMYGLNLPDEILKKVYYKNALSLVPGLDKSLFPKD from the coding sequence ATGAATTTGAAAATTAATCTTGTATTTATACTACTGGCGTGCAATGGTTTGGTCGCCCAAGAAATGGGCTTTGAAGAGTATAATCCAAAATCTACCTTGGTGGTTCCGGTGAATGAGGTGACAAAAGCGAAATATCCTTTTATAGACATTCATAGTCATCAAAGAAATATGAGTGCGCAAAGCCTTAATGGTTTGGTGAAAGATATGGATGCCATGAATGAAGCTATTATGGTAAACCTAAGCGGAGGCTCTGGGAGTAAATTAGCGGAAAGCGTAGATAATATCGCTGAAAATTATCCTAATAGATTTGTTGTCTTTGCCAATGTAGATTTTGATGGAGCGGGAAAATCAGGTTGGATAGAAAAGACTGTGGACCAACTAGAAGCCGATATTAAAAAAGGAGCTAAAGGCTTAAAAGTATTTAAAAGTCTAGGGCTTAGAAATGTAGATGTTGACGGAAAGCGATTGGCGGTTGATGATATACGCTTAGACCCTATTTGGGCAAAGTGTGGGGAATTGGGTGTTCCTGTATTGATTCATTCCGCTGACCCAAAATCGTTTTGGGATGAAATGAATGCTGATAACGAACGGTGGTTGGAGTTAAAAACACATTCACGTAGAAAGCGCTCAGACACGGACCCTGCTCCCTGGCAACAAATTATAGATGAACAGCACCATGTGTTCAAAAAACATCCGAATACAAAATTTATTAGTGCGCATATGGGTTGGTATGCCAATGACTTAAAACAATTGGGCGGTTTCTTAGATGACTTGCCAAATATGTATGTGGGTATAGCTGCCGTAATTGCAGAACTTGGCCGACAGCCGCAAAATGCACGTGAATTTTTTACAAAGTACCAAGATCGTATCCTATTTGGAAAGGATAGTTGGAAGCCAGAGGAGTTTCCTACCTATTTTAGGGTCTTAGAAACCAATGACGAGTATTTTCCTTACTATAAGAAATATCATGCTTTCTGGGCCATGTATGGGCTTAATTTACCCGATGAAATATTAAAAAAAGTATATTACAAGAACGCCCTTAGTTTGGTTCCGGGCTTAGATAAAAGTTTGTTTCCTAAAGACTGA
- a CDS encoding SDR family oxidoreductase: MENVLVAGANGTTGKKIVTLLNQSQYFTPIAMVRKESQKEQFEKDNITTVMGDLEEDIAHTVKNIDKVIFAAGSGGKKVKEVDQEGAKKMVDAAKSGHLKKFVMLSSMGADNPEQASDLKDYLKAKHNADVHLKDSNLTYAIVRPGSLTNDKGTGKIKAASSLGNSGSISRDDVAQTLVRALHDDAVKNATFEILEGETLIGEAIDSVS; encoded by the coding sequence ATGGAAAATGTATTAGTAGCTGGTGCAAATGGTACCACAGGAAAAAAAATAGTAACACTTTTAAATCAATCTCAATATTTCACTCCTATAGCAATGGTTCGTAAAGAATCTCAAAAGGAACAATTTGAAAAAGATAATATCACCACTGTTATGGGTGATTTGGAAGAAGATATAGCGCATACCGTAAAAAATATAGATAAGGTAATTTTTGCAGCTGGTTCTGGCGGAAAGAAAGTTAAAGAAGTAGACCAGGAAGGAGCTAAAAAAATGGTAGATGCAGCAAAATCCGGTCATTTAAAGAAATTTGTAATGTTAAGCTCTATGGGAGCTGACAACCCAGAACAGGCCAGCGACTTAAAGGATTACTTGAAGGCCAAACATAATGCAGATGTCCATCTAAAAGATAGTAATCTAACCTACGCCATAGTGCGTCCAGGTTCTTTGACGAATGATAAGGGAACAGGGAAAATAAAAGCGGCATCTAGTTTAGGGAATTCTGGCTCTATTAGCAGAGATGATGTAGCGCAGACATTAGTCCGTGCATTGCATGATGATGCCGTGAAGAATGCCACTTTTGAGATTTTGGAAGGTGAAACTTTAATTGGAGAGGCTATAGATTCCGTTTCATAA
- a CDS encoding pseudouridine synthase yields MAHQHFKMYKPFGLISQMGSNNKKEKRSKRFISELYPFEDDVMAIGRLDLKSEGLLLMTTDGKLSDTVNRSGIEKEYYAQLDGVITPEAIEKLQKGVEIGIEGKKYLTKPCQAKLISEEPDFPKPHHLLRVGSHRPNSWLSVTLTEGRFRQVRKMTAVVGFPTLRLVRVRIGTVTLQGMNPSDVVDFPNLPAELNLKE; encoded by the coding sequence ATGGCCCATCAACATTTTAAAATGTACAAACCCTTTGGACTCATCAGTCAAATGGGCTCCAATAACAAAAAGGAAAAACGTTCCAAGCGTTTTATAAGTGAGCTGTACCCTTTTGAAGATGACGTTATGGCCATAGGCCGATTGGATTTAAAATCCGAAGGGCTCCTTTTAATGACTACCGATGGAAAACTAAGCGATACGGTTAACCGCTCGGGAATTGAAAAAGAATATTACGCCCAATTAGATGGTGTCATTACCCCCGAAGCCATAGAAAAATTACAAAAAGGAGTGGAAATTGGTATTGAAGGAAAAAAGTATTTGACCAAACCTTGCCAAGCTAAACTGATAAGCGAGGAGCCTGATTTCCCAAAACCCCATCATTTACTGCGCGTGGGTTCACATAGACCAAATTCTTGGTTGTCCGTTACTTTAACGGAAGGTAGATTTAGACAAGTGAGAAAGATGACTGCAGTAGTAGGTTTTCCTACCTTACGATTGGTACGGGTACGAATAGGAACGGTGACGCTTCAAGGAATGAATCCTTCTGATGTGGTTGATTTTCCGAATTTACCTGCGGAATTGAATTTGAAAGAATAG
- a CDS encoding M4 family metallopeptidase: MSCKRALNDTGRIAERRRNSLNNLLLRNQAEGSGERFVYDSQNQFEQRMKLVRQEGQEPVEDESVNNAYDTSGFVRKYFLETFGLNSIDGNGLDIISNVHYGEAYNNAYWDGDEMTYGDGDGKEFTDFASAIDVVAHELAHGVTQFFANLEYQSQPGALNEHFSDVFGTIIKQKYLEQDIANADWLIGDSVVTEEFPGVAIRSMKAPGTANDFDTQPDHMDNYYNGMGDNQGVHINSGIPNKAFYLCCLEIGLDDCALIWFETLKALWRTADFNDMVETLVSTAQKLISEDKVAQNAVEAISMSFTQVGLTPIVV; the protein is encoded by the coding sequence ATGAGTTGCAAAAGAGCTTTGAACGATACAGGAAGAATTGCGGAACGTAGACGCAATAGTCTAAACAATCTTTTGCTACGCAACCAAGCGGAAGGGAGTGGAGAGCGTTTCGTATACGATTCTCAGAACCAATTTGAGCAGCGAATGAAGCTAGTCAGGCAAGAAGGACAAGAGCCTGTAGAAGATGAAAGTGTGAATAACGCATATGATACTTCAGGCTTTGTTCGTAAATATTTTCTGGAGACATTTGGACTAAATTCTATTGATGGAAACGGGCTAGATATAATTTCCAACGTACATTATGGTGAAGCATATAACAATGCATATTGGGATGGTGATGAAATGACTTACGGCGACGGTGACGGTAAAGAATTCACAGATTTTGCAAGTGCTATTGATGTTGTTGCTCATGAGCTTGCCCACGGTGTAACGCAGTTTTTTGCCAACTTGGAATACCAAAGTCAGCCAGGAGCACTTAACGAGCATTTTTCTGATGTATTCGGAACGATTATCAAACAAAAATACCTAGAGCAAGACATTGCTAATGCCGATTGGTTAATTGGAGACAGCGTGGTAACCGAAGAATTTCCAGGAGTTGCAATTCGCTCTATGAAAGCACCTGGTACGGCAAATGATTTTGATACGCAACCAGATCATATGGATAACTATTACAATGGGATGGGGGATAACCAAGGTGTACATATCAATTCTGGGATACCTAACAAGGCCTTTTATCTATGCTGCTTAGAAATTGGTCTTGATGATTGTGCATTGATATGGTTTGAGACATTAAAGGCGCTATGGCGTACGGCTGACTTTAACGATATGGTAGAAACGTTGGTAAGTACTGCACAAAAGTTAATTTCAGAAGATAAAGTGGCTCAAAATGCTGTAGAAGCCATAAGCATGAGTTTTACTCAAGTAGGTCTAACCCCAATAGTTGTCTAA
- a CDS encoding haloacid dehalogenase type II, translating to MKKPELLIFDINETLLNLDPLASAINEALDSKHAFALWFRTLLHYSLVETLSGNYEDFGAIGKATLKMTMLKFDKNISEDDMDSILGNIKKLPPHDDVKEGLKILKDAGIKLVALSNSNENLLKEQLQFAGIASYFDAIMSVEVVSSYKPEASPYKAVLGKMSVSAEDTMMVAAHGWDILGAKRAGLRTAFVARKGHAIYPLDGAPELIGKTILEVAHTILKN from the coding sequence ATGAAAAAACCTGAACTACTTATTTTTGACATTAATGAAACCCTTTTGAATCTAGACCCTTTGGCCTCAGCTATAAACGAGGCTTTAGATTCAAAACATGCTTTTGCATTATGGTTCAGGACCTTACTGCATTACTCTTTAGTTGAAACTTTAAGTGGTAATTACGAAGATTTTGGTGCCATTGGAAAGGCTACGCTGAAGATGACCATGCTAAAGTTCGATAAAAATATATCGGAAGATGACATGGATTCTATTTTAGGTAACATCAAGAAATTACCACCTCATGATGATGTTAAAGAAGGCTTGAAAATATTAAAAGACGCGGGTATAAAACTGGTGGCTCTTTCTAATAGCAATGAGAATTTATTAAAGGAACAATTACAGTTTGCAGGAATTGCTTCTTATTTTGATGCTATAATGTCTGTGGAAGTGGTCTCAAGTTATAAACCAGAAGCGTCACCTTATAAGGCTGTTCTTGGGAAAATGAGCGTATCGGCAGAAGATACCATGATGGTTGCCGCACATGGTTGGGATATTTTGGGAGCTAAACGAGCAGGTTTGCGAACCGCATTTGTTGCACGCAAAGGTCACGCTATTTATCCGTTAGACGGAGCGCCGGAACTAATAGGCAAAACTATTCTAGAAGTTGCCCACACAATTTTGAAAAACTAG
- a CDS encoding cold-shock protein: MAKSQQTYNKTEKEKKRLKKREEKQKKKNARKVASKENDEGIPFAYVDFNGNLVDTPPDPSQKVQIDAEDIVLGIPKKEEGDQEEFDPVRNGKVSYFDFSKGFGFIIDSENQEKYFVHVSGLIDEINENDKVSFELEKGMKGMNAVRVKKI, from the coding sequence ATGGCTAAATCGCAGCAAACCTATAATAAGACTGAAAAAGAGAAGAAACGTTTGAAAAAACGTGAAGAGAAACAAAAGAAAAAAAATGCACGTAAAGTCGCTTCAAAAGAAAATGACGAAGGAATTCCTTTCGCCTATGTTGACTTTAACGGTAACCTTGTAGATACGCCACCGGATCCTTCACAAAAGGTTCAGATTGATGCTGAAGATATTGTTTTGGGAATTCCTAAGAAAGAAGAAGGTGATCAAGAAGAATTTGATCCAGTTCGTAATGGTAAAGTATCTTATTTTGATTTCTCTAAAGGTTTCGGTTTTATTATCGATTCTGAGAATCAAGAAAAATACTTTGTTCACGTAAGTGGCCTTATCGATGAAATTAACGAGAACGATAAAGTTTCTTTTGAGCTAGAAAAAGGTATGAAGGGCATGAATGCCGTTCGTGTCAAGAAAATATAG
- a CDS encoding c-type cytochrome: protein MKKHYNILALVGLLFLGYACSGDSNEYESVPNPDEETATPQPEPEPTDIIEVNAIPASPQRLGDATKGYEFLITGNYMSSGVPYDAFVQGTGEDNTNLLERTGDNANIAYEYTAVTAANGVRIVSPNCMSCHASFINDEFIVGLGNHAADFTINRAENIGLVSAGVSLLYGGRESDEWKAYDQFRKSIEAIGPKTLTETRGANPADKITRVLAAHRDKNTLEWTDSPYVNVSEEVIPTDVPAWWLLKKKNALFYHGIGRKDFCKSFIGSALLTLDDQTKAEELDPKMPDVLAYIYDIETPAYPFEIDADLAAEGKPVFEDNCVKCHGSYGENEEFPNLLVALKTIGTDAALSNLYTTPSDVNDYFLDWFNTGWFGTGSAGLEFNAEGGYIAPPLNGVWATAPYFHNGSVATIAEVLDSSKRPTYWSRSFNSTDYDKENLGWNYTEEVSKIDKETYDTTLKGYGNGGHTFGDKLTDQQRLALLEYVKTL, encoded by the coding sequence TTGAAAAAGCACTATAATATCCTCGCGTTAGTTGGCCTATTATTCTTAGGCTATGCTTGTTCTGGTGATAGCAATGAATATGAATCCGTACCCAATCCGGATGAAGAAACCGCTACTCCCCAGCCAGAACCAGAACCCACCGATATCATAGAGGTAAATGCAATACCAGCATCTCCACAAAGACTTGGCGATGCCACTAAAGGATATGAATTTTTGATTACCGGAAATTATATGAGTTCCGGTGTGCCTTACGATGCGTTTGTACAAGGTACCGGAGAAGACAACACAAACCTACTGGAGCGTACAGGAGACAATGCCAATATTGCTTATGAATACACAGCGGTTACGGCAGCAAATGGTGTTAGAATCGTATCGCCCAATTGTATGTCTTGCCATGCAAGCTTTATAAACGATGAGTTTATTGTAGGCTTAGGTAATCATGCAGCCGATTTCACTATAAACAGAGCCGAGAACATTGGTTTGGTCAGCGCCGGTGTTTCCTTACTATACGGGGGACGAGAAAGTGACGAATGGAAAGCTTATGATCAGTTTAGAAAGAGCATAGAAGCCATTGGTCCTAAAACACTTACTGAAACCCGAGGTGCTAATCCTGCCGATAAAATCACCAGGGTTTTAGCCGCCCACAGAGATAAGAATACGCTAGAATGGACAGATTCACCTTATGTAAACGTAAGTGAAGAAGTTATTCCTACAGATGTACCTGCCTGGTGGTTATTAAAGAAAAAAAACGCTCTTTTTTATCACGGTATAGGACGTAAAGATTTTTGTAAATCGTTCATTGGGTCTGCATTATTAACCCTGGATGACCAAACAAAAGCAGAAGAATTAGATCCAAAAATGCCAGATGTACTAGCCTATATCTATGACATAGAAACCCCTGCCTACCCTTTTGAAATTGATGCCGATTTAGCAGCTGAAGGCAAACCTGTTTTTGAAGATAATTGTGTGAAATGCCATGGCTCTTATGGCGAGAATGAAGAATTTCCAAACCTTCTTGTGGCACTTAAAACAATTGGTACGGACGCTGCGCTCTCTAACCTTTACACCACACCGTCTGATGTAAATGACTACTTTCTAGATTGGTTTAATACCGGTTGGTTTGGAACAGGGTCTGCCGGTTTGGAATTTAATGCCGAGGGTGGATATATTGCTCCTCCACTTAATGGTGTTTGGGCAACCGCACCTTACTTTCATAATGGTTCCGTAGCTACTATTGCCGAAGTGTTGGATAGCTCTAAACGACCCACATACTGGAGCAGAAGTTTTAATAGTACCGATTATGACAAAGAAAATTTAGGTTGGAATTATACCGAAGAAGTTTCCAAAATAGATAAAGAAACCTATGACACCACTTTAAAGGGATATGGAAACGGCGGACATACTTTTGGTGATAAATTAACTGACCAACAACGTTTGGCTTTATTAGAATATGTAAAAACGCTCTAG
- a CDS encoding nucleotidyltransferase family protein has product MPHRIAILILAAGASTRMGQPKQLLPWKDTTLLGHAIQTAKSTDAIEVVTVLGANAKLIQSQIKEEVIFIQNTAWQSGLGGSIACGTEWLLQSNIEFDGLLITLADQPLIDFKYLDKLISTFSEHTDRIIASTYRNRAGVPALFPKKYVNTLLKLDEDFGAKHLLEQEQDTIITIPAENRISDVDTEEDYEQLKNRHEFEN; this is encoded by the coding sequence ATGCCGCATCGTATTGCAATTTTAATATTGGCTGCCGGGGCTTCCACAAGAATGGGACAACCAAAACAGCTCCTTCCTTGGAAAGATACTACTTTGTTGGGGCATGCTATTCAGACCGCTAAATCTACGGATGCAATTGAGGTTGTCACTGTATTGGGCGCAAATGCTAAATTGATACAATCTCAAATTAAGGAAGAAGTAATTTTTATTCAAAATACCGCTTGGCAATCAGGTTTAGGTGGTTCTATTGCTTGTGGAACTGAATGGCTACTTCAGTCGAATATAGAGTTTGATGGGCTATTGATTACGCTGGCGGATCAACCTTTAATCGATTTTAAATATCTTGATAAACTTATTAGCACGTTCTCTGAGCATACGGATAGAATCATAGCTTCGACCTATAGAAATAGGGCAGGAGTACCGGCACTTTTCCCTAAGAAATATGTGAATACTTTATTGAAGTTAGATGAAGATTTTGGTGCGAAACATCTCTTGGAGCAAGAACAGGATACTATTATTACAATTCCTGCAGAAAATCGTATTAGTGATGTGGACACAGAGGAAGATTACGAACAATTAAAGAATAGGCATGAATTTGAAAATTAA
- a CDS encoding sugar phosphate isomerase/epimerase family protein, producing the protein MHRRDFIKQSSLASVATLLPVTGFTLENKPKFKMGLQLFTIRDAMKTDPLGSLKKAKAMGYQDLEIYGFDPENIGYYGYKAKEFKQILDDLNLTTTSGHYDFSSYFDKPEDELKKYLDACIEGAHMLNKPYITWPWLAPEFRTIENYKVLSGKLNWMAEHVNSAGLGFAYHNHDFEFTDHNGQIGYDIILQETDPKLVKLQMDMYWVMHSSKKTPQELITEQPGRYVMWHIKDMDKVTQDYTELGNGSINYAAMLSNIDQDALQYYYIEQGSNFAQNSMKSIADSAEFFKKNLKQYL; encoded by the coding sequence ATGCATAGAAGAGATTTTATAAAACAGAGTAGTTTGGCTTCGGTGGCAACCTTACTGCCGGTAACTGGTTTTACTTTAGAGAACAAACCAAAGTTTAAAATGGGATTGCAGCTTTTCACCATTCGTGATGCCATGAAAACGGACCCGTTGGGTAGCCTTAAAAAGGCAAAAGCAATGGGCTATCAAGATTTAGAAATTTACGGTTTTGACCCAGAGAACATTGGCTATTACGGTTATAAAGCAAAAGAATTCAAACAGATTCTAGATGACCTTAATCTTACGACTACCAGTGGTCATTATGATTTCTCGTCATACTTTGATAAGCCAGAGGATGAGCTTAAAAAATACTTGGATGCCTGTATAGAAGGAGCTCATATGCTGAACAAACCTTATATTACTTGGCCTTGGTTGGCACCTGAATTCCGAACCATTGAAAACTATAAGGTGCTTAGCGGCAAACTCAATTGGATGGCAGAGCACGTAAATTCCGCTGGACTTGGTTTTGCCTATCACAACCATGATTTTGAATTTACGGACCACAATGGTCAAATTGGTTATGATATCATTCTACAAGAGACCGACCCCAAATTGGTAAAACTACAGATGGATATGTATTGGGTAATGCACTCCTCAAAAAAAACACCACAGGAACTTATAACGGAACAGCCTGGGCGCTACGTGATGTGGCATATAAAAGATATGGATAAAGTTACCCAAGATTATACGGAGTTGGGTAACGGGTCTATTAACTATGCCGCCATGTTATCCAATATAGATCAAGACGCTTTACAGTATTATTATATAGAACAAGGAAGCAACTTTGCCCAAAATTCTATGAAAAGTATAGCGGACAGTGCAGAATTCTTCAAGAAAAATTTAAAACAATATCTCTAA
- a CDS encoding GntR family transcriptional regulator has product MSIILRDKVREHLLRQMQKGDLQPGQGINLAALSRKLKVSVTPIREALTQLQQSHIIRAIPNRGFVIAAANPDEAKNLYELVAHLEVLALEESTFNESSISKLKKQRDLIANAEDALERVNAYMEFHRLLTCNYKNPVFQQILKDLKTRVFFYERAFMSNDSFHYNSNDQHDAIISAIEDDNIPSAALVLKMNLMLVKSYIEKQLVVL; this is encoded by the coding sequence ATGAGTATTATACTACGTGATAAAGTACGAGAACACCTTTTGAGACAAATGCAAAAGGGCGATTTACAACCCGGACAAGGCATTAATCTGGCTGCATTATCTAGAAAGTTGAAAGTAAGCGTAACTCCTATTCGGGAGGCTTTGACGCAGCTACAGCAATCCCACATCATACGAGCTATTCCCAACCGCGGATTTGTAATTGCTGCCGCTAATCCAGACGAAGCCAAAAACCTTTATGAGCTTGTTGCCCACTTAGAAGTTCTAGCACTAGAAGAATCTACGTTTAATGAATCTTCAATCTCCAAACTTAAAAAGCAAAGAGACCTTATTGCAAATGCCGAAGATGCTTTGGAACGTGTGAATGCCTATATGGAGTTTCATAGGCTTCTAACCTGCAACTATAAGAATCCTGTATTTCAACAAATACTGAAAGATTTAAAAACTAGGGTTTTCTTCTATGAACGTGCTTTTATGTCCAACGATTCCTTTCATTACAATTCCAACGATCAGCACGATGCTATAATTTCTGCTATTGAAGATGATAATATACCTTCTGCCGCATTAGTTCTAAAAATGAATTTAATGCTGGTAAAAAGCTATATAGAAAAGCAACTTGTAGTATTATAG
- a CDS encoding XdhC family protein, translated as MTHELKHIVTAYKAAKDKKQKTVLATVVALEGSSYRRPGVRMLIREDGKRIGAVSGGCVEKEIIRQAQTVFTDDIPKMMIYDGRYRLGCEGILYILIEPFAPSSTFLEAFELTLSRRTQFKIISSFSKDEGNNTSLGSFFIIGREKFGMRNNVVLTDDRERFEQEMNPCFKLIIIGAEHDAVQLCFFASLTGWEVTIVASAAEEKNISDFPGASLFLSEEPEMLSLNSIDEQTAIVLMTHSYVRDLKYLLAIKESRPVYLGMLGPAKRREKLLNEFIENYPEVSDAFFDTIHGPAGLDIGAETAQEIAMAILSEILSVTRNKEPIMLKNKQGRIHT; from the coding sequence ATGACACATGAATTAAAACACATAGTTACAGCCTATAAGGCTGCTAAAGATAAGAAGCAAAAGACCGTCCTAGCGACGGTCGTTGCTTTAGAGGGCTCCTCGTACCGTCGTCCAGGAGTTCGCATGCTTATCCGTGAGGACGGCAAGAGGATAGGAGCGGTAAGTGGCGGTTGTGTAGAAAAGGAAATCATCAGACAGGCTCAAACTGTATTTACAGATGATATCCCCAAGATGATGATTTACGATGGCCGCTATCGGTTGGGCTGCGAGGGCATTCTTTATATATTGATAGAGCCTTTTGCTCCAAGCTCGACTTTCCTTGAAGCTTTTGAGCTCACATTGAGTCGCAGGACGCAATTTAAAATCATTTCCTCCTTTAGTAAGGACGAAGGTAACAACACAAGCCTAGGTTCTTTTTTTATTATAGGAAGAGAGAAATTTGGAATGCGGAATAATGTTGTTTTAACGGATGATAGGGAGCGGTTTGAGCAAGAAATGAACCCTTGTTTTAAGCTGATTATAATTGGTGCGGAACATGATGCGGTCCAGTTATGTTTTTTTGCTTCTTTAACGGGTTGGGAAGTTACTATTGTGGCTTCTGCAGCAGAGGAAAAGAATATAAGTGATTTTCCCGGAGCGAGTCTTTTTCTATCGGAAGAACCAGAAATGTTATCGCTTAATTCTATAGATGAACAAACTGCAATCGTTTTAATGACACATAGTTATGTGCGCGACTTAAAGTATTTGTTAGCTATTAAAGAATCACGTCCTGTGTATTTAGGAATGTTGGGCCCTGCAAAACGAAGGGAGAAACTTCTAAATGAATTCATAGAAAATTATCCTGAAGTTTCAGATGCTTTTTTTGATACAATCCACGGTCCGGCAGGATTGGACATAGGTGCGGAAACCGCTCAGGAAATCGCTATGGCCATTCTTTCTGAAATACTATCGGTTACAAGAAATAAAGAGCCCATAATGCTCAAAAACAAACAAGGGAGAATACATACCTAA